Proteins encoded together in one Mycolicibacter minnesotensis window:
- a CDS encoding amidase family protein, with protein sequence MSAAHDDELAFAGVARLAQLVHAREVSPRELVTLYLDRIARLDPVLNAFRTVLGDRAMAEAAHVEKRLAAGEALPLAGVPIAVKDDTDVAGVSSMCGTGIDAGPASSDSAAVRRLRAAGAVIIGKTHLSEFGAYPVSESATWGVTRNPWDFYRTTGGSSGGSASAVAAGMVPGATGSDSGGSVRIPAACCGLVGLKGQRGRVSTKESPERAYRFHGLNHIGPLARSVTDAALLHDAMTGPEPDDEIPSPPPAPPLMEALLAPPRRLRIAMSFKPVVPVHVSDEVRRPVLATAELLRSLGHEVVERDPVYPITGIASVLALFMNGFAHEIERLPETELLERRMQAEARTARLVPDWLAHRAVAAEPRITARSQRRIADFDILMTPVLAIPPVRVGYFEGLGPTRAMLRMLKFIPFTFPQCYSGQPAISVPTGVADDGLPEAVHLVARASDEATLISLAAEIESVQPWAQRRPPTEKLLTQVS encoded by the coding sequence ATGTCTGCCGCGCACGATGATGAGTTGGCCTTCGCTGGCGTCGCGCGCTTGGCGCAGTTGGTGCACGCGCGCGAGGTATCCCCGCGCGAGCTGGTGACTCTGTACCTCGATCGGATCGCCCGGCTCGACCCGGTGCTGAACGCCTTCCGCACTGTGCTGGGCGACCGGGCGATGGCCGAGGCAGCACACGTCGAGAAACGGCTGGCTGCCGGCGAAGCCCTGCCGCTGGCCGGCGTGCCGATCGCGGTCAAGGACGACACCGACGTGGCCGGCGTTTCCTCGATGTGCGGCACCGGAATTGACGCCGGTCCGGCGAGCTCCGACAGCGCCGCCGTACGCCGGCTGCGGGCCGCCGGCGCGGTGATCATCGGCAAGACCCACCTCTCGGAATTCGGCGCCTACCCGGTCAGCGAATCAGCGACCTGGGGGGTCACCCGCAACCCGTGGGATTTCTACCGGACCACCGGCGGCTCCAGTGGTGGCTCGGCGTCGGCTGTCGCCGCCGGCATGGTGCCAGGGGCCACCGGCAGCGACAGCGGTGGCTCGGTGCGTATCCCGGCGGCCTGTTGTGGACTGGTCGGGCTTAAGGGCCAGCGCGGCCGAGTCAGCACCAAGGAGTCGCCGGAGCGGGCCTACCGGTTCCACGGGCTCAACCACATCGGGCCGCTGGCGCGCAGTGTCACCGACGCCGCCCTGCTGCACGACGCCATGACCGGTCCCGAGCCCGACGATGAAATTCCCTCTCCGCCACCGGCACCCCCGTTGATGGAGGCACTGCTCGCGCCGCCGCGGCGCCTGCGGATCGCGATGTCCTTCAAGCCGGTGGTCCCGGTTCACGTCAGCGATGAGGTACGACGCCCGGTCCTTGCGACCGCAGAGCTGTTGCGGTCGCTGGGCCACGAAGTGGTCGAGCGCGATCCGGTCTATCCGATCACGGGCATTGCCTCGGTACTCGCACTGTTCATGAACGGGTTCGCCCATGAGATCGAGCGTCTCCCGGAAACCGAACTGCTGGAACGGCGTATGCAGGCCGAAGCGCGAACCGCCCGACTGGTTCCGGATTGGCTGGCGCATCGAGCCGTCGCTGCGGAGCCCCGGATCACCGCCCGCTCCCAACGCAGAATCGCCGACTTCGACATCCTGATGACTCCGGTGCTGGCTATTCCCCCGGTGCGGGTGGGCTATTTCGAGGGCCTCGGTCCGACGCGCGCCATGCTGCGGATGCTGAAGTTCATCCCGTTCACGTTCCCGCAGTGCTACAGCGGCCAGCCGGCCATCTCTGTCCCGACCGGTGTCGCCGACGACGGCCTGCCCGAGGCGGTACACCTGGTGGCGCGGGCTAGCGATGAGGCGACGCTGATCTCGCTGGCCGCCGAGATCGAGTCGGTACAACCGTGGGCACAGCGTCGGCCGCCGACCGAGAAGCTGCTGACGCAGGTCAGCTAG
- a CDS encoding PE family protein, with the protein MLPGRSRRMLGAATSVGAFLAFGMTPLAATPAQAEFDLWDPLSWFGVDTGDAGLPLGLEAGGLFEALASGSAEATGSWLTSAWATFDEQLYSAIYDPVQALIDNQANAWWLDPLNSVFAVGASCGIVCNGADAYFDTDAGQLVGAQDGGWLFGNGGNGIDGSDGGAAGIFGDGGAGGAGATVTIDGLVVTGDGGDGGDGGVGGLLMGHGGAGGAGAAAGIDTLGNVVAAGNGGNGGDGRTWFGIGNGGAGGNGGQGLDAAGDQQATLGGNGGNGGNAGIHTGNGGNGGVGGNGGAGLTGSDGTFEGNGTGNGETGTAGASGGNGGSGGRGAFLIGNGGSGGAGGLGGDGGSGGGGAGGAAGSFAEGGNGNGSAGGNGGYGGNGGSGGKGGAAGTAQHSWSGINGTGGVGGNGGSAGEAGDGGRGGNGANGSANASVIGSTAGGNGGRGGDGGNNGTAGTGGAGGSNADGTNAAGGDAGAAAGPAGNGGDGGRGGIGAAGSTTGFAGGNGGDGGNAGNDGLFGGDGGNAGGGATGYDGMGGVGGNGGNGGNAVNGTGGYGGAGGGGGASPTELPGGNGGNGGNGGNGLYGGGGGPGNGANGHAGAIGGSGGAGGTGSSGKSGGAGGAGGNGGANSPDGAVGAPGGIGGSGSAGSENGSGGAGGAGGDGGAGTGNENSGGIGGRGGDGGTVGPNGNGKGGDGGIGGNQGPDGYGEGGNGGDGGSDGTPGGNGGPGGADGSHGTNGADG; encoded by the coding sequence GTGCTTCCTGGTCGTAGCCGCCGGATGCTCGGTGCTGCGACGTCGGTGGGGGCGTTTCTTGCGTTCGGGATGACGCCGCTGGCGGCGACCCCCGCGCAGGCGGAGTTTGATCTGTGGGATCCGTTGTCGTGGTTCGGTGTGGACACCGGCGATGCGGGCCTGCCTTTGGGGCTGGAGGCCGGTGGTTTGTTCGAGGCGCTGGCGTCGGGCAGCGCTGAGGCCACCGGTAGTTGGTTGACGTCGGCTTGGGCGACGTTTGATGAGCAGCTGTACAGCGCGATCTATGACCCGGTTCAGGCGTTGATCGACAACCAGGCCAATGCATGGTGGTTGGATCCGCTGAATAGCGTGTTCGCGGTCGGTGCTTCGTGCGGCATCGTGTGTAACGGTGCTGACGCGTATTTCGACACCGATGCCGGCCAGCTGGTTGGGGCGCAGGATGGCGGCTGGCTGTTTGGCAACGGTGGCAACGGCATTGACGGTTCCGATGGCGGAGCAGCCGGGATTTTCGGTGATGGTGGCGCCGGCGGCGCGGGTGCCACGGTGACGATCGACGGCCTGGTTGTGACCGGCGACGGTGGCGACGGTGGCGACGGCGGTGTGGGCGGTCTGCTGATGGGTCACGGCGGAGCTGGCGGAGCCGGTGCGGCCGCAGGAATCGACACGTTGGGCAATGTGGTCGCTGCGGGCAACGGTGGCAACGGCGGCGACGGGCGGACCTGGTTCGGCATCGGCAACGGGGGTGCCGGTGGCAATGGTGGCCAGGGCCTCGACGCCGCCGGCGATCAGCAGGCGACCCTCGGCGGTAACGGTGGCAACGGCGGCAACGCCGGTATCCACACCGGCAACGGCGGCAACGGCGGTGTGGGTGGTAACGGTGGTGCGGGGCTGACGGGCTCGGACGGCACGTTCGAGGGCAACGGAACCGGCAACGGTGAGACCGGCACCGCAGGCGCTAGTGGCGGTAACGGCGGCAGTGGTGGTCGTGGTGCGTTCTTGATCGGTAACGGCGGCAGCGGCGGGGCCGGTGGCCTCGGTGGCGACGGCGGTTCCGGAGGCGGCGGCGCCGGGGGCGCGGCAGGCAGCTTTGCTGAGGGCGGCAACGGTAACGGCAGCGCCGGCGGCAACGGGGGTTACGGAGGGAACGGCGGGTCCGGTGGCAAGGGCGGCGCCGCCGGAACGGCACAACACTCCTGGAGCGGCATCAACGGCACCGGCGGTGTCGGCGGCAACGGTGGGTCAGCGGGCGAGGCCGGTGACGGCGGCCGGGGTGGCAACGGTGCCAACGGCAGTGCAAACGCCAGCGTCATCGGCTCCACGGCCGGCGGCAACGGCGGCCGCGGCGGCGACGGCGGCAACAACGGCACCGCGGGTACTGGCGGTGCCGGGGGCAGCAACGCCGACGGCACCAACGCTGCTGGCGGCGACGCCGGTGCGGCTGCAGGCCCGGCTGGCAACGGCGGTGACGGCGGCAGAGGCGGCATCGGCGCGGCCGGTTCCACCACCGGGTTCGCCGGCGGCAATGGCGGTGACGGCGGTAACGCGGGGAATGACGGATTGTTCGGTGGTGACGGTGGTAATGCCGGCGGCGGCGCCACCGGCTACGACGGAATGGGTGGCGTCGGTGGCAACGGCGGCAACGGCGGCAACGCGGTGAACGGGACTGGCGGCTACGGCGGCGCCGGCGGGGGTGGTGGCGCGTCGCCGACCGAGCTCCCCGGTGGCAACGGCGGCAACGGCGGCAACGGCGGCAACGGCTTGTACGGCGGCGGCGGGGGACCGGGCAACGGCGCCAACGGCCACGCCGGTGCCATCGGCGGGTCCGGCGGAGCCGGGGGCACCGGTTCGTCCGGCAAGTCCGGAGGTGCCGGCGGAGCCGGCGGCAACGGCGGCGCGAACTCCCCGGACGGTGCCGTCGGTGCCCCCGGCGGGATCGGCGGTAGTGGCAGTGCGGGCTCGGAGAACGGTTCCGGTGGCGCCGGTGGCGCCGGCGGTGACGGCGGTGCCGGAACGGGCAACGAAAACTCGGGCGGGATCGGCGGTCGTGGCGGTGACGGTGGGACCGTCGGCCCCAACGGCAATGGCAAGGGTGGCGACGGCGGCATCGGCGGCAACCAGGGGCCGGACGGCTACGGCGAGGGCGGTAACGGCGGCGACGGCGGCAGCGACGGAACGCCCGGCGGCAACGGCGGCCCCGGCGGCGCCGACGGCTCCCACGGAACCAACGGCGCCGATGGGTAA
- a CDS encoding NAD-dependent epimerase/dehydratase family protein, protein MRAFVTGGTGFVGSNLVAALLDRGMQVRVLRRATSPMAALEGLDCETRIGDVNDGVDALAEAMADCDWVFHTAAISDYWRYRTQTRLYRTNVDGTRDMAAAAALAGVKRFVYTSSLAALGIPERGHLLVETDKFNIRPRQFPYAHSKHLAELELQKAVEAGLPVVIVNPSAVIGPRDVNRIASAMLVEAQRGRLWFAAPGGTNFVSVDDVVAGHIAAAERGRIGERYILGGENLLFRQAFTEACALFGRPGPSVMLPRWFIPVAAAGVSAARAVVGPRLPIDARQMRLSTSEIFADASKSREELGVPFTPFATALRAGYEWYLANGYLD, encoded by the coding sequence ATGCGCGCATTCGTCACCGGCGGAACCGGTTTCGTCGGATCGAACCTGGTCGCCGCGCTGTTGGACCGCGGTATGCAAGTCCGAGTCCTGCGCCGGGCGACCTCACCGATGGCAGCGTTGGAGGGATTGGACTGCGAGACCCGCATCGGTGACGTCAACGACGGCGTGGACGCCCTTGCCGAGGCGATGGCCGACTGTGACTGGGTGTTCCACACCGCGGCAATCTCGGACTACTGGCGCTATCGCACCCAGACCCGGCTATACCGCACCAACGTCGATGGCACCCGCGATATGGCCGCCGCCGCCGCGCTGGCGGGGGTCAAGCGGTTCGTCTACACCAGTTCTCTTGCTGCCCTGGGTATTCCGGAGCGTGGACATCTCCTGGTCGAGACCGACAAATTCAACATTCGACCGAGGCAGTTCCCGTACGCGCATAGCAAGCACCTCGCCGAGCTTGAATTGCAGAAGGCTGTCGAGGCGGGACTGCCCGTGGTGATCGTCAACCCGTCGGCGGTCATCGGTCCCCGCGACGTCAACCGCATCGCCAGCGCCATGCTCGTCGAAGCGCAGCGCGGCCGCTTGTGGTTCGCCGCCCCCGGCGGCACCAACTTCGTCTCTGTCGACGACGTCGTGGCAGGCCACATCGCCGCCGCCGAGCGGGGGCGAATCGGGGAGCGCTACATCCTGGGCGGTGAAAACCTGCTGTTCCGTCAGGCTTTCACCGAAGCCTGCGCCCTCTTCGGGCGTCCTGGACCGTCGGTCATGCTGCCACGCTGGTTCATTCCGGTGGCCGCGGCGGGGGTGAGTGCCGCACGTGCCGTGGTGGGTCCGCGGCTACCGATCGATGCTCGCCAGATGCGACTGTCCACGTCGGAGATCTTCGCCGATGCCAGCAAGTCTCGCGAGGAGTTAGGCGTGCCGTTCACTCCGTTCGCGACCGCGTTGCGTGCCGGCTACGAGTGGTACCTCGCCAACGGTTACCTGGACTAG
- a CDS encoding non-ribosomal peptide synthetase, with the protein MTDRPDVPSDIASLSPEKKRELLAQLLMAKAQDAASEHELSYGQRSMWFMHRLAPDSAAYTVAYAGRITGGLDLPALERAAQALVDRHPMLRTTYTERDGQPVALVHAHWPLRIATHRIGADAAELDQWVQAEIDRPFDLRTGPVLRLTLLQRPDDQVLLLTVHHIAVDFWSIDIILDELRSLYASEHGADGPEATADRYVDYAGQQAQMLAGPDGERLWEYWREELRGELPTLALPTDRPRPAVQTYDGALHRFSVDAAVTAGIKQVARTVGATPYMTLLAAYAVLLHRYSGQEDLVIGSPFACRDRAGLMGMVGYVTNPLPLRVDLAGDPSFAALLGQVKDTVLGAIGHQEYPLPLLVERLRPVRDAARTPLFQVSFAWQQVRLFDEDSAGAASDSVLHLETLYIGQGGSPFDITMQVGEQGPDDARELQVALQYNTDLFDAATIEAMGQHFALLLTGLAQPGAADAPVSALNLLTEAERATIASWNDTAVDYAVSAEAPPTLDQMVAASAARTPDAVAVSYDGRDVSYGELDRRANGLAHRLRQFGVGTGPGPAVVPVLMERSEDLVIALLGVLKAGGVFLPLDPAQPVGRLEAMLADIPDAPVCVTHRAHLSHVPPGFTGARLCLDQSSTAPAEEASAPETSTTADDLAYLMYTSGSTGTPKGALNSHAGIRNRLLWMQDAYQLSAEDRVLHKTPINFDPFVWEIFWPLTVGARVVIAKPEGHKDSAYLARTIVDQRVTTMHFVPSMLRRFLADPESASCTGLRRVFCSGEALTADLRDAFFAALPAELYNLYGPTEAAIDVTHFHCLRGTSDPIVPIGRPIANIAIHLLDAAGKPVPIGVPGELHIGGVGVARGYLNRPEATAAAFLADPFSSAPGALLYRTGDLARYRPDGNIEYLGRRDDQVKINGFRIELGEVEAALAQHPGIAECAVVARKDAAGNTSLIAHIVPVAAAPGTAELRRFLLDLIPAAMVPAVFRAGDLLPLSASGKVDRRALLALDQELDTEQTEFVAPRDATEESLAQIWREVLDVERVGVTDDFFALGGASTQALEVAVRVGELGLELRPESLFVYGTIAELAAEFGPIGGQPAVEPKPSAPVEAAPTAPKAVATPVIKPVQTGPARNVVIESLGVYLPPRAVSTEQVLADCVNEVKIPLERLTGIKNRRMAGQDEFSIDLGRKAIADCLSRSSYAPEDIDLVIACNISRCDGPEHMFTFEPSTASQFRDQLGLTGAVCFDINNACAGMFTGVSVAQDFLKTGLVRNALVVSGEYISHITETAQQEIESAMDPRLACLTVGDAGAAAVLELGPNDRVGFHDLDLATFSEFAKLCIAKATEGPHGGAIMVTDSVTQTAIAVKHSVPYVAAVMQRHGWRPETADQLLMHQTSEASINDAILTINRVFGAGAASRANTICNLAERGNTATTTHFVALYDYINAGRINSGDNVVLSITGSGQTIGTGLYTFDDLPDRMRRAAHGQAGHGARGSRSGGGRRDLPATPRVRIEGIGMALPGSSPDAAKPSSIQFATDAAAACLADSGVERTDVGLVIHAGIYRDDFLSEPAVATLVAGEVGINAEPESADAPKTFAFDVLNGAVGFLNGCHVAAGMIGAGRTAHALVLASEVENNAPESGYARNGITEMGSAIMLSPSHGPEGFGRFVFGHHPEHRGALATYTQEREGRMWLRIDRDPNLAAIYVSCLPPSVKELLTLERLEPADIAVVFPPYLPAAALDELAAHIGVDRSRFVDLEAHGVNSDPFTSTLPYQIADARRRGLVKPGDVALIMAVGSGVEVGVTTYRF; encoded by the coding sequence GTGACGGATCGTCCCGACGTGCCCTCCGACATCGCCAGCCTGTCGCCGGAGAAGAAGCGTGAGCTGCTGGCTCAGCTCCTGATGGCCAAGGCGCAGGATGCTGCGTCCGAACACGAGTTGTCCTACGGGCAACGCTCGATGTGGTTTATGCACCGGCTCGCGCCCGACAGCGCTGCCTACACTGTCGCCTACGCGGGACGCATCACCGGCGGCCTAGACCTGCCGGCCCTGGAGCGAGCCGCCCAAGCACTGGTGGATCGACACCCGATGCTGCGCACCACCTACACCGAGCGGGACGGCCAGCCGGTGGCCCTGGTCCACGCGCACTGGCCACTGCGCATCGCCACCCATCGGATCGGTGCGGACGCCGCTGAGCTCGACCAGTGGGTCCAGGCCGAGATCGACCGGCCCTTCGATCTGCGCACCGGACCGGTGCTGCGGCTGACCTTGCTGCAGCGGCCCGACGACCAGGTGCTGCTGCTGACCGTGCACCACATCGCCGTCGACTTCTGGTCCATCGACATCATCCTCGACGAGCTGCGTTCGCTCTACGCCTCCGAACACGGCGCCGACGGTCCGGAGGCGACCGCCGACCGCTACGTCGACTACGCCGGTCAGCAGGCCCAGATGCTCGCCGGGCCGGACGGCGAACGTCTGTGGGAGTACTGGCGTGAGGAGCTCCGCGGTGAGCTCCCCACCCTGGCGTTGCCCACCGACCGGCCGCGGCCTGCCGTGCAGACCTACGACGGCGCGTTGCACCGATTCAGCGTGGACGCTGCGGTCACGGCCGGGATCAAGCAGGTGGCACGGACCGTCGGAGCCACGCCGTACATGACTCTGCTGGCGGCCTACGCCGTGCTGCTGCACCGCTACAGCGGCCAGGAAGATCTGGTGATCGGCTCGCCGTTCGCCTGCCGCGACCGTGCCGGGCTGATGGGCATGGTCGGCTACGTCACCAACCCGCTGCCGCTGCGCGTCGATCTGGCCGGTGACCCGAGCTTTGCCGCATTGCTGGGACAGGTCAAAGACACCGTCCTGGGCGCGATCGGCCACCAGGAATACCCGCTGCCGTTGCTCGTCGAGCGGCTGCGGCCGGTGCGTGACGCCGCGCGAACCCCGCTGTTCCAGGTGTCGTTCGCCTGGCAACAGGTGCGGCTGTTCGACGAAGACTCGGCCGGCGCGGCATCCGACAGCGTGCTGCACCTGGAGACCCTCTACATCGGTCAGGGCGGCTCACCGTTCGACATCACCATGCAGGTCGGCGAGCAAGGCCCAGATGACGCCCGGGAGCTTCAGGTCGCGCTGCAGTACAACACCGACCTGTTCGACGCGGCCACCATCGAGGCCATGGGTCAGCACTTTGCGTTGCTGCTGACCGGGCTGGCTCAACCCGGGGCGGCGGACGCCCCGGTTTCGGCGCTGAATCTGCTGACCGAAGCCGAGCGCGCCACGATCGCGTCGTGGAACGACACCGCCGTCGACTACGCGGTTTCCGCGGAGGCACCTCCGACTCTGGACCAGATGGTCGCCGCCAGTGCCGCGCGTACCCCGGACGCGGTCGCGGTCAGTTACGACGGCCGCGATGTCAGTTACGGCGAACTGGACAGGCGGGCCAACGGATTGGCCCACCGGTTGCGTCAGTTCGGGGTCGGAACCGGCCCAGGACCGGCTGTGGTCCCGGTCCTCATGGAGCGTTCCGAGGACCTGGTGATCGCGCTGCTCGGCGTGCTCAAGGCCGGCGGCGTCTTCTTGCCGTTGGACCCCGCCCAGCCCGTCGGCCGGCTGGAGGCGATGCTCGCCGACATCCCCGATGCCCCGGTCTGTGTGACCCACCGCGCGCATCTGTCGCACGTCCCGCCAGGTTTCACCGGGGCCCGGCTGTGTCTGGACCAGTCGTCCACTGCGCCGGCCGAGGAAGCGTCGGCTCCCGAAACTTCTACCACCGCCGACGATCTCGCCTACCTGATGTACACCTCGGGTTCGACCGGGACGCCGAAGGGCGCGCTGAACAGTCACGCCGGCATCCGCAACCGGTTGCTCTGGATGCAGGACGCCTACCAGCTGAGCGCCGAAGACCGGGTGCTGCACAAGACTCCGATCAACTTCGACCCGTTCGTGTGGGAGATCTTCTGGCCGTTGACAGTCGGCGCCAGGGTGGTGATCGCCAAGCCTGAGGGTCACAAGGACTCCGCTTATCTGGCGCGCACCATCGTCGATCAGCGGGTCACCACCATGCATTTCGTTCCGTCGATGCTGCGGCGCTTCTTGGCTGACCCCGAATCGGCCTCCTGTACCGGGCTGCGCCGGGTGTTCTGCAGCGGTGAGGCGCTCACCGCGGACCTCCGCGATGCGTTCTTCGCCGCGTTGCCCGCCGAGCTCTACAACCTCTACGGCCCCACCGAGGCCGCGATTGACGTCACCCATTTTCATTGTCTGCGTGGTACTTCCGATCCGATCGTCCCGATCGGCCGACCGATCGCCAACATCGCGATCCACCTGCTGGACGCGGCAGGAAAGCCTGTTCCGATCGGGGTTCCCGGCGAGTTGCACATCGGTGGCGTGGGTGTGGCCCGCGGCTACCTGAACAGGCCCGAGGCAACCGCGGCCGCATTTCTCGCCGATCCGTTCAGCTCTGCGCCGGGCGCCCTGCTCTACCGGACCGGCGACCTGGCCCGCTACCGACCGGACGGCAACATCGAGTACCTCGGTCGGCGCGACGACCAGGTGAAGATCAACGGGTTCCGGATCGAGCTCGGCGAGGTGGAGGCCGCGCTGGCCCAACACCCCGGAATCGCCGAGTGTGCCGTCGTGGCTCGCAAAGACGCCGCCGGCAACACCTCGCTGATCGCACATATCGTGCCGGTCGCCGCCGCACCCGGCACCGCCGAACTACGCCGATTCCTGCTCGATCTGATTCCGGCAGCAATGGTTCCGGCGGTGTTCCGCGCGGGCGATCTGCTGCCGCTGTCGGCCAGCGGCAAGGTGGATCGCCGAGCGCTGCTGGCTCTCGACCAGGAACTCGACACCGAGCAAACGGAGTTCGTCGCACCCCGCGACGCCACCGAAGAGTCGCTCGCCCAGATCTGGCGCGAGGTGCTCGACGTGGAGCGAGTCGGCGTGACCGACGACTTCTTCGCTCTGGGCGGCGCATCCACCCAGGCGCTCGAAGTCGCCGTTCGGGTGGGAGAGCTCGGTCTGGAACTACGGCCGGAATCCCTGTTCGTCTACGGCACGATCGCGGAGCTGGCCGCGGAATTCGGCCCGATCGGTGGACAACCGGCCGTGGAACCAAAGCCGTCGGCGCCCGTCGAGGCTGCGCCGACAGCACCCAAAGCGGTTGCCACGCCGGTGATCAAGCCGGTGCAGACCGGGCCGGCCCGCAACGTCGTGATCGAGAGCCTGGGCGTCTACCTGCCGCCGCGGGCGGTCTCCACCGAACAGGTGCTGGCCGACTGCGTCAACGAGGTCAAGATTCCGCTGGAACGGCTCACCGGCATCAAGAACCGACGAATGGCCGGCCAAGACGAGTTCTCGATCGACTTGGGCCGCAAGGCGATCGCCGACTGCCTGTCACGGTCGAGCTACGCCCCCGAAGACATCGACCTGGTCATCGCCTGCAATATCTCGCGTTGCGACGGCCCGGAGCACATGTTCACCTTCGAGCCGAGCACCGCCTCGCAGTTCCGTGACCAACTGGGGCTGACGGGCGCCGTCTGTTTCGACATCAACAATGCCTGTGCGGGCATGTTCACCGGTGTCAGCGTGGCCCAGGACTTCCTCAAGACCGGACTGGTGCGCAACGCGCTGGTGGTCAGCGGCGAATACATCAGCCACATCACCGAAACCGCGCAGCAGGAGATCGAAAGTGCGATGGACCCGCGGCTGGCCTGCCTGACCGTCGGTGACGCCGGGGCCGCTGCGGTGCTCGAACTCGGACCCAACGACCGGGTCGGCTTCCACGACCTGGACCTGGCCACGTTCAGCGAATTCGCCAAGCTGTGCATCGCCAAGGCCACCGAAGGCCCGCACGGCGGCGCGATCATGGTCACCGACTCGGTCACCCAGACCGCGATCGCGGTGAAGCACTCGGTGCCGTATGTGGCCGCGGTCATGCAGCGGCACGGCTGGCGGCCCGAGACGGCCGATCAGCTGCTGATGCACCAGACCTCAGAGGCGTCGATCAACGACGCCATCCTGACCATCAACCGCGTCTTCGGTGCTGGCGCCGCGAGCCGGGCCAACACCATCTGCAACCTCGCGGAGCGCGGAAACACTGCGACCACAACGCATTTCGTGGCGCTGTATGACTACATCAATGCCGGTCGGATCAATTCAGGTGACAACGTCGTCCTGTCGATCACCGGCTCCGGGCAGACCATCGGTACCGGGCTCTACACCTTCGACGACCTGCCCGATCGGATGCGCCGGGCCGCCCACGGCCAGGCAGGCCACGGCGCTCGCGGCTCTCGCTCGGGCGGCGGTCGCCGCGACCTGCCGGCCACGCCGCGGGTCCGGATCGAAGGCATCGGGATGGCGCTGCCGGGTTCCAGCCCGGACGCGGCGAAGCCAAGCTCGATCCAGTTCGCCACCGATGCTGCCGCCGCCTGTCTGGCCGACAGCGGTGTCGAGCGCACCGACGTCGGCTTGGTCATCCATGCCGGCATCTATCGAGATGACTTCCTGTCCGAGCCGGCAGTGGCCACGTTGGTCGCGGGCGAGGTGGGGATCAATGCCGAGCCTGAGTCCGCGGACGCCCCCAAGACCTTCGCGTTCGATGTTCTCAATGGGGCGGTCGGCTTCCTCAACGGCTGCCATGTCGCGGCCGGCATGATCGGCGCCGGCCGGACCGCACATGCCCTGGTGCTTGCCTCGGAAGTGGAGAACAACGCACCGGAGAGCGGCTACGCCCGTAACGGCATCACCGAGATGGGTTCGGCGATCATGCTCAGCCCAAGCCACGGGCCCGAGGGCTTCGGCCGATTCGTCTTCGGCCACCACCCGGAACACCGCGGCGCGTTGGCCACCTACACCCAGGAACGCGAGGGCCGGATGTGGTTGCGGATCGACCGCGACCCGAACCTGGCCGCGATCTACGTCAGCTGCCTGCCGCCCTCGGTCAAGGAGCTGCTCACCCTGGAGCGTTTGGAACCAGCGGACATCGCAGTGGTCTTCCCGCCGTACCTGCCCGCTGCGGCACTCGACGAGCTGGCCGCGCACATCGGTGTGGACCGGTCGCGGTTCGTCGACCTTGAGGCCCACGGCGTCAACAGTGACCCCTTCACCTCGACCCTGCCCTACCAGATCGCCGACGCACGCCGGCGCGGGCTGGTTAAGCCGGGCGACGTCGCGCTGATCATGGCGGTTGGTTCGGGCGTCGAGGTCGGCGTCACCACCTACAGGTTCTGA